A window of the Lolium perenne isolate Kyuss_39 chromosome 7, Kyuss_2.0, whole genome shotgun sequence genome harbors these coding sequences:
- the LOC127315831 gene encoding uncharacterized protein has translation MAMRCALTSLPARLRSPAAVASGTRRLLSGGKGGVLKEEERAKETVYIQKMERERQEKLKKQLEKEKAEAEKAKSGADGKKPE, from the exons ATGGCGATGAGATGCGCGCTGACCTCCCTCCCGGCGCGCCTCCGGTCTCCGGCGGCGGTCGCGAGCGGCACCCGGCGCCTCCTGAGCGGCGGGAAGGGCGGCGTGCtcaaggaggaggagcgcgccaaGGAGACCGTATACATCCAG AAGATGGAGAGGGAGAGGCAGGAGAAACTCAAGAAGCAGCTCGAGAAGGAGAAGGCCGAGGCCGAGAAGGCCAAGTCTGGAGCCGATGGCAAG AAGCCCGAGTGA